From Pan troglodytes isolate AG18354 chromosome 11, NHGRI_mPanTro3-v2.0_pri, whole genome shotgun sequence, the proteins below share one genomic window:
- the LOC746291 gene encoding LOW QUALITY PROTEIN: protein SPATA31F1-like (The sequence of the model RefSeq protein was modified relative to this genomic sequence to represent the inferred CDS: inserted 2 bases in 2 codons; substituted 1 base at 1 genomic stop codon), which produces MLSPTFVLWDVGYPLYTYGSIFIVIVIIWQVKRSHHELNLEVERSCCWRHQKVRQRARDAASTARRLSREEDEEPQELLSVMKSQGWLPPEGSVRRILCTDPCCQICNAMALEIQQLLADENDXISPTLSRSPSQVSSCLEILSLSSVSFEQSIELHSRNIRELSLASINPTLSQLTDQKSLTQSAAQSTYADGIQDYWADQLQLGQEFQVPDVLRGPNTIASSRLEKPRAPLNQEEMXQSNPSSVQGNQGQHHLNFQVSLLSLNPETLNRMHPMALHMVLPAHLPFLSPEVLRLLEVQVKKWMHFQRWGLPRRVEESLRQLMPNPSLYYQPGNDQPVSFNLNNTSQVSLHRSETISLQTWCSCVAGQPIQTFWVSEWSNMNPEQRHHCQQSPNPMALALPSPALQALSGPHPQSGGQDNDSGSDFQQKYSQLFCGLPSLHSESLVATFMGSQGLPKIENVPKPPLKDPFLFNELSFPQLLPKTSPQSAPPSSPLSPNWVSPSDHQRAQINVPFLTLAEYEALEWHLLQRQLQLQWGWPAALQRSQHTQCLMQHEPCGKAQSPETTTASQTGKSISVLTRELLFFPEHARKLLEFHIQKQLIHRRWGLPQKIQQSIQLLLTSTDQQTVSCSSTALANVSIPQPVALEANGACDVLSPIVAPVSIPRPHLLTQVKAILQSHIDSKCGQIHQSKIPACVHRSWDCRISGVLAVAPFPCIPESQFLVPQTASDPDLHHKVMPWMPTALDQQQQALPGTVTEHPKLLRVLSVEAIEKLETTLRHKHLAFLSGLPALYYVALPRALAPAVTSQSVITEMVPSPVEIPAEPLFQMVSFEEQCISLGPCPQGNNESCTDVAKEFQPAVPVKGTMETLPLESQTHPTSPHSLQTHILTKLNFHLRKKVLEIQWGIPIRARKSREQTAAAPENISTQKSLESLNHQGETLLQELPIPPDTLPAPNPEGVHLKEQLANDLKAVQQNQKQSNSKAVPQGSAHSVSKISQPSGDMTEAHMLCVQVEASVNNPSLEEPCGPEPQSPSKSKDPAHVPMLAGNREDPEETKAARDHREGDAGFGRSSTREERRPAEDQSPAGMLPNKTPRGSWRWSRSFHLADPCQHSPQHHPQLKLPQLPPRVPGEKESEKDLQDSQTKLTVILEPATIPENAQTVVPQASQGQPFLSQPTQAKPLQGQTLQRQVLHGLVMPAHTQKKPSLTESSFRNKIKCFLERINPKTKGKGHKDSMFSATVKVAKTRKENVAKSLAPAKSPVGRSKTEKPTGCSKVQSRPAQKLVGPAFLDGPQXLDNKLRLHSRQPGSASTPGHPHHCPHHCPRVACAPQPGHPP; this is translated from the exons CCAgggctggcttcccccagagggAAGTGTGCGGCGAATCCTATGTACAGATCCCTGTTGCCAAATTTGCAATGCTATGGCTCTGGAGATTCAGCAATTGCTGGCGGATGAGAATGACTAGATCTCCCCAACTTTGTCGAGGAGTCCATCACAGGTCTCCTCTTGCCTAGAGATCTTGTCTCTGTCTAGTGTATCCTTTGAGCAGAGTATAGAGCTCCATTCCAGAAACATCAGAGAGCTTTCACTGGCATCTATAAACCCAACACTGTCACAATTAACAGATCAGAAATCTTTAACCCAGTCAGCTGCCCAGTCAACGTATGCAGATGGCATACAAGATTACTGGGCTGATCAGCTCCAGCTAGGGCAGGAATTTCAAGTGCCAGATGTGCTCCGGGGCCCAAACACCATAGCTTCTTCAAGGCTTGAGAAGCCAAGGGCTCCACTGAACCAGGAGGAGA AGCAGAGCAACCCCAGCTCTGTCCAGGGAAACCAAGGCCAGCATCACTTGAATTTCCAGGTCTCCTTGCTGTCCCTGAACCCAGAAACCCTGAACCGGATGCATCCAATGGCCTTGCATATGGTCCTCCCTGCCCACCTGCCATTTCTCAGTCCCGAAGTGCTGAGGCTTCTTGAGGTACAGGTTAAAAAATGGATGCATTTCCAGAGGTGGGGGCTCCCAAGACGTGTGGAGGAGTCCCTGAGGCAGCTTATGCCAAACCCATCATTGTATTACCAACCTGGAAATGACCAGCCAGTTTCTTTCAACCTGAATAATACTTCTCAGGTCTCTCTTCACAGATCTGAGACCATTTCCCTCCAGACCTGGTGTTCATGTGTGGCTGGCCAGCCCATCCAGACTTTCTGGGTTTCTGAATGGTCCAATATGAACCCAGAACAAAGACACCACTGTCAGCAAAGTCCAAACCCTATGGCTCTAGCCTTGCCCTCTCCAGCCCTTCAAGCCCTAAGTGGCCCCCATCCACAGTCTGGGGGACAAGATAATGACTCAGGGAGTGATTTCCAGCAGAAATACAGCCAGCTATTCTGTGGGCTCCCTTCTCTGCACAGTGAGTCCCTGGTTGCCACTTTCATGGGATCTCAAGGCCTCCCCAAGATTGAAAATGTGCCCAAGCCCCCCTTGAAGGATCCTTTTCTCTTCAATGAGCTCTCCTTCCCCCAACTGCTCCCTAAAACTTCACCCCAGTCAGCCCCACCCTCTTCCCCACTTTCCCCAAATTGGGTGTCTCCATCTGACCATCAACGAGCTCAGATCAATGTCCCATTTCTGACTCTGGCTGAGTATGAAGCCTTGGAGTGGCACCTGCTACAGAGGCAACTCCAGCTTCAGTGGGGCTGGCCAGCTGCCCTCCAGAGGTCTCAGCACACCCAGTGCCTCATGCAGCATGAGCCCTGTGGCAAAGCTCAGTCTCCTGAGACCACGACAGCTTCCCAGACAGGGAAGTCCATCTCAGTGCTCACCAGGGAACTACTCTTCTTCCCGGAGCATGCCCGGAAGCTGCTGGAATTCCACATCCAGAAACAGTTGATTCACCGTCGCTGGGGCCTGCCTCAGAAGATCCAGCAGTCCATCCAGTTGCTCCTTACCTCCACTGACCAGCAGACTGTGTCCTGCAGCAGCACAGCCCTAGCCAACGTGAGCATCCCCCAGCCTGTAGCCCTAGAGGCCAACGGGGCTTGTGATGTGCTGTCACCCATTGTGGCCCCAGTGTCCATCCCCAGGCCACACTTGTTAACTCAGGTCAAGGCAATACTGCAGAGCCACATCGACTCCAAATGTGGACAGATCCACCAGAGCAAGATCCCTGCCTGTGTACATAGGTCCTGGGACTGCAGAATTTCTGGGGTCCTGGCAGTGGCTCCTTTTCCCTGCATTCCAGAAAGCCAGTTCCTGGTACCGCAGACAGCAAGTGACCCAGACCTGCATCACAAAGTTATGCCCTGGATGCCAACGGCCCTTGATCAGCAGCAACAGGCTTTACCAGGTACTGTCACTGAACACCCTAAGCTGCTCCGAGTCTTGTCTGTGGAAGCCATTGAGAAACTGGAGACAACTTTACGGCACAAGCATCTGGCCTTCCTGTCAGGGCTGCCTGCTCTGTATTATGTGGCGCTCCCCAGGGCCCTGGCCCCGGCAGTCACTAGCCAATCTGTCATCACAGAGATGGTGCCTAGTCCCGTGGAAATCCCAGCAGAGCCTCTGTTTCAGATGGTTTCATTTGAAGAACAGTGTATAAGTCTTGGGCCATGCCCTCAAGGCAACAATGAGAGTTGTACAGACGTTGCAAAAGAGTTCCAGCCTGCAGTGCCAGTAAAAGGAACAATGGAGACGCTGCCTCTAGAAAGCCAGACGCATCCTACTAGCCCCCACTCACTCCAGACACATATCTTGACCAAACTAAACTTCCACCTGAGAAAAAAGGTCCTAGAGATACAATGGGGAATTCCCATTAGGGCAAGGAAGTCCAGGGAACAAACTGCTGCAGCACCAGAGAACATATCCACACAGAAGTCTCTTGAAAGTCTAAACCACCAAGGGGAGACATTGCTCCAGGAACTGCCCATCCCACCAGACACTCTTCCTGCCCCTAATCCAGAAGGGGTTCACCTTAAAGAACAGCTGGCCAATGACTTGAAGGCAGTGCAGCAGAACCAAAAGCAATCCAATTCCAAAGCAGTACCCCAGGGTTCTGCCCACTCGGTCTCCAAGATCTCACAACCCAGTGGGGACATGACAGAGGCCCACATGCTTTGTGTTCAGGTAGAGGCCAGTGTGAACAACCCCAGCCTGGAGGAACCCTGTGGCCCTGAGCCTCAAAGCCCTAGCAAGAGCAAGGACCCAGCCCATGTCCCCATGCTAGCAGGAAACAGAGAGGACCCAGAGGAAACCAAAGCAGCCAGGGACCACAGAGAAGGGGATGCAGGGTTTGGGCGCTCCTCAACCAGAGAAGAGAGACGCCCTGCTGAAGACCAGAGTCCAGCAGGGATGCTTCCAAACAAGACACCCCGAGGGTCCTGGCGATGGAGCCGTAGCTTTCATCTTGCTGATCCCTGTCAACACAGCCCCCAGCATCACCCTCAGCTTAAGCTCCCACAGCTACCTCCACGAGTCCCTGGGGAGAAAGAGTCTGAGAAGGACCTGCAAGACAGTCAAACCAAGCTAACTGTCATCCTTGAACCAGCGACAATTCCTGAGAATGCCCAGACTGTGGTGCCCCAGGCTTCACAGGGTCAGCCTTTCCTGAGCCAACCAACTCAGGCTAAGCCTTTGCAGGGCCAAACTTTGCAACGCCAAGTTTTACATGGGCTGGTGATGCCAGCCCATACTCAAAAGAAGCCCAGCCTTACAGAGTCTagcttcagaaataaaattaaatgttttctggAGCGTATTAACCCCAAGACAAAAGGCAAAGGGCACAAGGACTCCATGTTCTCTGCCACTGTGAAGGTggccaaaaccagaaaagaaaatgttgcaaAGAGCCTGGCTCCAGCCAAGAGCCCTGTGGGGAGAAGTAAGACAGAGAAGCCGACAGGGTGCTCCAAGGTCCAATCTCGTCCTGCTCAGAAGCTGGTGGGCCCAGCTTTCTTGGATGGTCCCC TCCTAGACAATAAGCTTCGGTTACACTCCAGACAACCTGGCTCTGCCTCAACCCCGGGCCACCCCCACCACTGTCCTCATCACTGTCCTCGAGTGGCTTGTGCCCCCCAACCAGGGCACCCACCCTAG